From Novosphingobium resinovorum, the proteins below share one genomic window:
- a CDS encoding bestrophin family protein → MIVAKIPSSTRVIQEIWKPLTLLFVWDVIVTITYYILPFKAPELPITLFGSALALFLGFRSNSAYQRWWEGRGLWGLMINASRNIARAARNFMPDPEASELKREIVYRQIAYVNALRCQLRRLPQDEEVLRVFPGDEKDPAFSRVNVANGILDGTGRRIDQARRKGWIDTIQQTQMEAVLVDIANSQGGMERLKNTPLPFQYRFIPEVFTHLFCVLLPIGLVETLQFATPLGSTIAGLMFLAVLAIGDDLVDPFANDVHDLPLNSMCRTIEIDLLQAIGEPAPAPVQPDKHGVLW, encoded by the coding sequence ATGATCGTCGCCAAGATACCGAGTTCCACCCGCGTCATCCAGGAGATCTGGAAGCCGCTGACGCTGCTCTTCGTGTGGGACGTGATCGTCACGATCACCTATTACATACTCCCGTTCAAGGCGCCGGAGCTGCCGATCACGCTGTTCGGCTCGGCGCTGGCGCTGTTCCTCGGCTTTCGCAGCAACTCGGCCTATCAGCGCTGGTGGGAAGGGCGCGGGCTGTGGGGCCTGATGATCAACGCCAGCCGCAACATCGCGCGTGCGGCTCGCAACTTCATGCCCGACCCCGAGGCGTCGGAGCTGAAGCGGGAGATCGTTTATCGCCAGATCGCCTACGTCAACGCGCTGCGCTGCCAGCTCCGCCGTCTGCCGCAGGACGAGGAAGTCCTTCGCGTATTTCCCGGTGACGAGAAGGACCCCGCATTCAGCCGCGTCAACGTCGCCAACGGCATTCTCGACGGCACCGGCCGCCGCATCGATCAGGCTCGCCGCAAGGGCTGGATCGACACCATCCAGCAGACGCAGATGGAGGCGGTCCTCGTCGATATTGCCAACTCTCAGGGCGGCATGGAGCGGCTCAAGAACACGCCGTTGCCGTTCCAGTACCGCTTCATCCCCGAAGTGTTCACCCACCTGTTCTGCGTCCTCCTGCCGATCGGGCTGGTCGAGACGCTGCAGTTCGCGACGCCGCTGGGCTCGACGATCGCAGGGCTGATGTTCCTCGCGGTGCTGGCGATCGGTGACGATCTCGTCGACCCCTTCGCCAACGACGTCCACGACCTGCCGCTCAATTCCATGTGCCGCACGATCGAGATCGACCTGCTGCAGGCGATCGGCGAGCCAGCGCCCGCACCCGTCCAGCCTGACAAGCACGGGGTGCTGTGGTAA
- a CDS encoding bifunctional [glutamine synthetase] adenylyltransferase/[glutamine synthetase]-adenylyl-L-tyrosine phosphorylase, which translates to MSADWTSAIDRARAHAPFLANALDRLPAVTELLQAGDGQAALALARKAGEGVADTASALRREKQALGLALAIGDLAGAFPLLEVTGALSAFADRALDTAIVAGIRRRVPDYDPAEPKGFFALALGKHGAGELNYSSDIDPILLFDPKLLPRRERDEPGEAAQRIARAVVEILSHVGHEGYVFRVDLRLRPASEVSPLAIPVEGALSHYESSALTWERAAFIRARSCAGDVAAGEAFLAAIRPFVWRRSLDFGAIAEIGRLTAQIRASTRGSPQVGPGFDLKKGRGGIREIEFYAQTHQLIHGGRHPALRLRGTRATLDALAEAGLVPAEEARLLGEHYDRLRTIEHRLQMQHDQQTHSLPKTAEGIEAVARLDGMASGQALLDELTAITEAVGERYDTLIMANTPTGAVAVPDQSTMPEDLEALGFADSAGVAQRIEGWLGGKVRALRSDAARAAFVAIAPDLLAALAAAPEPDRALARWEQLLGNLPSAINLFNLLQARPALIEMLARILGLAPPLADALARRADLLDPLIDASAFDLPGSVAELVAELTRFEAGDDYERKLDAVRRKVGELRFKLGVQLIEGANDPVAIGHALARIAEAALVVLTDATAEEFEGTHGHIAQSEMLILGLGRMGGGVLTHASDLDLVYLFSGDFRRESDGRRPLGATHYYNRLSQRAISALSVATAQGALFEVDTRLRPSGEQGPPAASLESFDTYQREQAWTWEHMALCRARPLYGSPEGRAALAAVVHAVLTAPREAEKLRADVLEMREKMARHKPPGGPLDVKLMRGGLVDLEFIVHFIQLRERGPGLDPDLGEAVRGLAAAGLVDAPLVEAHDALTRLLVAGRLLAPDAQVPGPAARLALVRACGYGDWEALETGLATARRHIADAWRAAFDETLEIDA; encoded by the coding sequence ATGAGTGCCGACTGGACCAGCGCGATCGACCGCGCCCGCGCCCATGCGCCGTTCCTTGCGAACGCGCTCGATCGCCTTCCCGCCGTGACGGAACTGCTGCAGGCCGGCGATGGTCAGGCCGCTCTCGCGCTGGCCCGCAAGGCAGGGGAGGGCGTCGCCGACACCGCCTCCGCCCTGCGCCGCGAGAAGCAGGCGCTCGGCCTTGCTCTCGCCATCGGCGACCTTGCGGGTGCCTTCCCACTGCTGGAGGTGACCGGCGCCCTCTCCGCCTTCGCCGACCGGGCGCTCGACACTGCGATCGTCGCCGGAATCCGCCGCCGCGTGCCCGACTACGACCCCGCCGAGCCAAAAGGCTTCTTCGCCCTCGCACTGGGCAAGCACGGCGCCGGGGAGCTGAACTACAGCTCCGACATCGACCCGATCCTGCTGTTCGACCCGAAACTCCTGCCCCGCCGCGAGCGCGACGAGCCCGGCGAGGCCGCCCAGCGCATCGCCCGCGCGGTGGTGGAGATCCTCTCGCACGTCGGGCACGAGGGCTACGTCTTCCGTGTCGACCTGCGCCTGCGCCCGGCCTCCGAAGTCAGCCCGCTGGCGATCCCGGTCGAAGGCGCGCTGAGCCATTACGAATCCTCCGCCCTGACTTGGGAACGCGCCGCCTTCATCCGTGCCCGGTCCTGCGCCGGGGACGTCGCGGCGGGCGAGGCGTTCCTTGCCGCGATCCGCCCCTTCGTCTGGCGCCGCAGCCTCGACTTCGGCGCCATCGCCGAGATCGGCCGCCTGACCGCGCAGATTCGCGCCAGCACGCGCGGCTCCCCGCAAGTCGGCCCCGGCTTCGACCTCAAGAAAGGCCGCGGCGGCATCCGCGAGATCGAGTTCTACGCCCAGACCCATCAGCTGATCCACGGCGGCCGTCACCCGGCCCTGCGCCTGCGCGGCACCCGCGCGACGCTCGACGCGCTGGCCGAGGCGGGGCTGGTCCCGGCCGAGGAAGCGCGCCTGCTCGGCGAGCACTACGACCGCCTGCGCACGATCGAGCATCGCCTGCAGATGCAGCACGACCAGCAGACCCACAGCCTGCCGAAAACCGCCGAGGGCATCGAGGCGGTCGCCCGGCTCGACGGCATGGCGAGCGGTCAGGCCCTGCTCGACGAACTCACCGCCATCACCGAGGCGGTGGGCGAGCGCTACGACACGCTGATCATGGCGAATACGCCCACCGGCGCGGTCGCGGTGCCCGACCAGTCGACCATGCCCGAGGACCTCGAAGCACTGGGCTTCGCCGATTCCGCAGGCGTCGCCCAGCGCATCGAGGGCTGGCTCGGCGGCAAGGTCCGCGCCCTGCGTTCCGATGCCGCGCGGGCGGCGTTCGTCGCGATCGCCCCGGACCTCCTCGCCGCGCTTGCCGCCGCGCCCGAACCCGATCGCGCGCTCGCCCGGTGGGAGCAGTTGCTCGGCAACCTGCCGAGCGCCATCAACCTGTTCAACCTGCTGCAGGCCCGCCCGGCGCTGATCGAGATGCTGGCGCGCATTCTCGGCCTTGCCCCGCCGCTGGCCGATGCCCTCGCCCGCCGCGCCGACCTGCTCGACCCGCTGATCGACGCCAGCGCCTTCGACCTGCCCGGCAGCGTTGCGGAACTGGTCGCCGAACTGACGCGGTTCGAGGCGGGCGACGACTACGAACGCAAGCTCGACGCGGTGCGGCGTAAGGTCGGCGAGCTGCGCTTCAAGCTGGGCGTCCAGCTGATCGAGGGCGCCAACGATCCCGTCGCGATCGGCCACGCCCTCGCCCGCATCGCCGAGGCCGCACTGGTCGTCCTTACCGATGCCACCGCCGAGGAATTCGAGGGCACCCACGGGCATATCGCGCAGAGCGAGATGCTGATCCTCGGCCTCGGCCGCATGGGCGGCGGAGTGCTGACGCACGCCTCGGACCTCGACCTTGTATACTTGTTCAGCGGTGACTTCCGCCGCGAATCGGACGGCCGCCGCCCGCTGGGCGCCACGCATTATTACAACCGCCTGTCGCAGCGAGCGATCTCGGCGCTGTCGGTGGCGACCGCGCAAGGCGCATTGTTCGAGGTCGATACCCGCCTGCGGCCATCCGGCGAGCAGGGGCCACCCGCGGCCAGCCTCGAAAGCTTCGATACCTACCAGCGCGAGCAGGCGTGGACGTGGGAGCACATGGCGCTGTGCCGCGCCCGCCCGCTCTACGGCTCGCCCGAAGGCCGCGCGGCGCTGGCCGCAGTCGTGCACGCCGTCCTCACCGCCCCGCGCGAGGCCGAAAAGCTGCGCGCCGACGTGCTGGAAATGCGCGAGAAGATGGCCCGCCACAAGCCGCCGGGCGGCCCGCTCGACGTCAAGCTGATGCGCGGCGGGCTGGTCGATCTGGAGTTCATCGTCCACTTCATCCAGCTGCGCGAACGCGGACCCGGCCTCGATCCCGATCTCGGCGAGGCGGTGCGCGGACTGGCCGCAGCGGGACTCGTCGATGCCCCGCTGGTCGAGGCGCACGACGCGCTTACCCGCCTGCTCGTAGCCGGACGGCTGCTGGCGCCCGATGCGCAAGTGCCCGGCCCTGCTGCGCGCTTGGCACTCGTGCGCGCATGCGGCTATGGGGACTGGGAAGCGCTCGAAACGGGCCTCGCAACGGCGCGCCGCCACATCGCGGACGCCTGGCGCGCGGCCTTCGACGAAACCCTGGAGATAGACGCATGA
- a CDS encoding M28 family metallopeptidase encodes MKPYLPLVALAALGVSLAASAQPLPKGTALKPPADAGAQPDVPVDLMKAVTKRLSADDFEGRAPSTAIEPKVLDYIVAQFKAAGLQPGNKGQWLQPVPTVEITASDYTPLKVSGTATSLSFRPGDDYVASSYRVTPKSQVQDSELVFVGYGINAPELGWNDYAGLDMKGKTAVILVNDPDYAMEGEQGIFKGRRMTYYGRWTYKFEEAARQGATAALIVHDTFPAAYGWNVVNSSWTGAQYSVQTPNDAMDQTVANGWIQKPVAEAILKASGKDLAALTKAAQTKGFKPVPLGLKVSFGFDNAIRRSTSNNVVGVLPGKSRPDEVVLYSAHWDHLGHCTPQGGKPNDDICNGAVDNADGVAALTAIAKMNAETGPAERSQVFVALTLEESGLLGSEFYGANPIYPLDHTVGGVNMDALLPAGRAKSYTQTGGDKSELGDLYLAALKARGLTDVPEDHPERGGYYRSDHFSLAKRGVPMFNVERSGDLMNGGTAAGEKAAQDYTDNRYHAPADEYSENWDWSGITQDVELFYDLGRTLADGTMWPNWRAGDEFRAIRDKAIHDRDCAAATKGCNTK; translated from the coding sequence ATGAAGCCTTACCTGCCGCTCGTCGCGTTGGCCGCGCTTGGCGTTTCGCTCGCCGCTTCGGCCCAACCCTTGCCCAAAGGCACCGCGCTGAAGCCGCCCGCCGATGCAGGCGCGCAGCCGGACGTGCCGGTGGACCTGATGAAGGCCGTCACCAAGCGCCTCTCCGCCGACGACTTCGAGGGCCGCGCGCCGAGCACCGCGATCGAGCCGAAGGTGCTCGACTACATCGTCGCCCAGTTCAAGGCGGCGGGCCTGCAGCCGGGCAACAAGGGCCAGTGGCTCCAGCCGGTGCCGACGGTGGAGATCACCGCGAGCGACTATACGCCGCTCAAGGTTTCCGGCACGGCAACCTCGCTGTCGTTCAGGCCGGGCGACGACTATGTCGCGTCGAGCTACCGGGTGACGCCGAAGTCGCAGGTGCAGGACAGCGAACTGGTCTTCGTCGGCTACGGCATCAATGCGCCCGAACTCGGCTGGAACGACTATGCCGGGCTGGACATGAAGGGCAAGACGGCGGTGATCCTCGTCAACGACCCGGACTATGCGATGGAAGGCGAGCAGGGCATCTTCAAGGGCCGCCGCATGACCTACTACGGCCGCTGGACCTACAAGTTCGAGGAAGCCGCGCGGCAGGGCGCGACCGCCGCGCTGATCGTGCATGACACGTTCCCGGCGGCCTACGGGTGGAACGTAGTCAACTCCAGCTGGACCGGCGCGCAGTATTCGGTGCAGACCCCGAACGACGCGATGGACCAGACGGTCGCCAACGGCTGGATCCAGAAGCCCGTGGCCGAGGCGATTCTCAAAGCCTCGGGCAAGGACCTCGCAGCGCTGACCAAAGCGGCGCAGACCAAGGGCTTCAAGCCGGTCCCGCTCGGCCTCAAGGTCAGCTTCGGGTTCGACAATGCCATCCGCCGCTCAACGTCCAACAACGTCGTCGGCGTGCTGCCGGGCAAGTCGCGGCCGGACGAGGTCGTGCTCTATTCGGCGCACTGGGACCACCTCGGCCACTGCACGCCGCAGGGTGGCAAGCCGAACGACGACATCTGCAACGGCGCGGTCGACAATGCCGACGGCGTCGCGGCGCTCACCGCCATCGCGAAGATGAATGCCGAGACTGGACCTGCCGAGCGTAGCCAGGTCTTCGTGGCACTGACGCTGGAGGAATCGGGGCTGCTCGGCTCTGAGTTCTACGGCGCCAACCCGATCTATCCGCTCGACCACACCGTCGGCGGAGTGAACATGGATGCACTGCTGCCTGCGGGCCGCGCGAAGTCCTACACCCAGACCGGCGGCGACAAGTCGGAGCTGGGCGATCTCTACCTCGCTGCGCTGAAGGCGCGCGGCCTGACCGACGTGCCCGAGGATCACCCCGAGCGCGGCGGCTACTACCGCTCCGACCACTTCAGCCTCGCCAAGCGCGGCGTGCCGATGTTCAACGTCGAGCGCAGCGGCGACCTCATGAACGGCGGCACGGCGGCGGGCGAGAAGGCCGCGCAGGACTATACCGACAACCGCTACCACGCCCCGGCCGATGAATACTCGGAAAACTGGGACTGGAGCGGCATCACCCAGGACGTCGAACTGTTCTACGACCTCGGCCGCACGCTGGCGGACGGCACGATGTGGCCGAACTGGCGCGCAGGCGACGAATTCCGCGCGATCCGCGACAAGGCCATCCACGACCGGGACTGCGCCGCTGCAACCAAGGGATGCAATACCAAGTGA
- a CDS encoding ferritin-like domain-containing protein: MQTTIAAAIRAALLECDPHAKVMAARKVARDWRLGRLAFAFDAAMPETPGRPDAPELLPPGKMPRRKGGGERGRIALWHALAHIEFVAIDLALDMAGRFGESMGRQFVSDFLKVAADEAMHFSLIDRHLRTQGSHYGALPAHDGLWSAAHETRGDVGGRLAVVPMVLEARALDVTPAAIERVRTMGDERGARILERILDDEIAHVRFGANHFADHAERLGDEPGELWKSLVFRYFHGSVKPPFNDSARLAAGLSRDLYTALA, encoded by the coding sequence ATGCAGACCACCATCGCCGCCGCCATCCGCGCCGCCCTGCTCGAGTGCGATCCGCACGCCAAGGTGATGGCCGCCCGCAAGGTCGCGCGCGACTGGCGGCTCGGGCGGCTCGCCTTCGCGTTCGACGCCGCGATGCCCGAGACCCCCGGCCGTCCGGACGCGCCCGAACTGCTGCCGCCCGGCAAGATGCCCCGGCGCAAGGGAGGGGGCGAACGGGGCCGCATCGCCCTGTGGCACGCGCTCGCGCATATCGAGTTCGTGGCGATCGATCTCGCGCTCGACATGGCCGGGCGGTTCGGGGAATCGATGGGGCGGCAGTTCGTGTCCGACTTTCTCAAGGTCGCGGCGGACGAGGCCATGCACTTTTCCCTGATCGACAGGCATTTGCGCACGCAAGGCAGCCACTATGGCGCCCTGCCCGCCCATGACGGACTGTGGAGCGCCGCGCACGAGACTCGGGGTGATGTCGGCGGCCGCCTCGCCGTCGTGCCGATGGTGCTGGAAGCCAGGGCGCTGGACGTCACCCCAGCGGCGATCGAGCGGGTCCGCACGATGGGCGACGAGCGCGGCGCACGCATCCTTGAACGCATCCTTGACGACGAAATCGCCCACGTTCGATTCGGCGCAAATCATTTCGCCGACCACGCCGAACGGTTGGGCGACGAGCCCGGAGAGCTGTGGAAATCCTTGGTTTTTCGTTACTTTCACGGCTCCGTTAAACCGCCGTTCAACGACTCAGCGCGCCTCGCTGCCGGTTTGTCGCGCGATCTGTATACCGCGCTTGCCTGA
- a CDS encoding peroxiredoxin, producing the protein MTRPHIGDPFPDIALETPEGGSVKASDFTGRKLVVFFYPKDATPGCTTENIEFSALQGEFEAANTALLGVSKDSAKKHQNFIAKHDLKAPLATDAEENGLSDALGIWTEKQNYGRTYMGMVRTTYLIAADGSIAQVWDRVKVKDHAAKVLEAAKAL; encoded by the coding sequence ATGACCCGCCCGCACATCGGCGACCCGTTCCCCGACATTGCCCTTGAAACGCCGGAAGGCGGCAGCGTGAAGGCCTCCGACTTCACCGGTCGCAAGCTGGTCGTGTTCTTCTACCCCAAGGACGCGACCCCCGGCTGCACCACCGAAAACATCGAGTTTTCCGCGCTGCAGGGCGAGTTCGAAGCGGCAAACACCGCCCTGCTCGGCGTCAGCAAGGACTCGGCGAAGAAGCACCAGAACTTCATCGCCAAGCACGACCTCAAGGCCCCGCTCGCGACCGATGCGGAGGAGAACGGTCTCTCCGACGCGCTCGGCATCTGGACCGAGAAGCAGAACTATGGCCGCACCTACATGGGCATGGTCCGCACCACGTATCTGATCGCAGCGGACGGCAGTATCGCACAGGTCTGGGACAGGGTGAAGGTCAAGGACCACGCCGCCAAAGTGCTGGAAGCCGCAAAGGCGCTATAA
- a CDS encoding agmatine deiminase family protein has protein sequence MQYQVTFTLPPEWAAQDWLWIGFPHDPVEWPGFLERAQEQMADFASAVAESGQEVRLIVRDEVNRARALELVSEKVKLETRRYGDVWLRDTGPLVTVDSHGNRKGMRFGFNGWGGKYLMDGDQEIGEELARDAGLDVEMADWILEGGAIDGDGTGLVAVTEQVFLNPNRNPHLTRADLDMRLQRDLGYERVLWLGDGLINDHTDGHVDNLARFVAPNLLAVPRATGKDDPNAAIYADAKARAEAMGVKVAEVPSPGRVETDGRVEPASYMNFAITSKLVVVPIYGTEHDEEGVAAIAALFPDRDTLGVMADAVLAGGGSFHCSSQQMPSV, from the coding sequence ATGCAATACCAAGTGACTTTCACTCTTCCCCCCGAATGGGCCGCGCAGGACTGGCTGTGGATCGGTTTTCCGCATGATCCGGTCGAGTGGCCCGGCTTCCTGGAACGCGCGCAGGAACAGATGGCGGATTTCGCCAGCGCCGTCGCCGAGAGCGGACAGGAAGTGCGCCTGATCGTGCGCGACGAGGTCAATCGCGCCCGCGCGCTGGAGCTGGTGTCCGAAAAGGTGAAGCTTGAAACCCGCCGCTACGGCGACGTCTGGCTGCGGGATACCGGGCCGCTTGTCACCGTGGACTCGCATGGTAACCGCAAGGGCATGCGCTTCGGCTTCAACGGCTGGGGCGGCAAGTACCTGATGGACGGCGATCAGGAGATCGGCGAGGAACTGGCGCGCGATGCGGGTCTCGACGTCGAGATGGCCGACTGGATTCTCGAAGGCGGGGCGATCGATGGTGACGGCACCGGGCTGGTGGCGGTGACCGAGCAGGTCTTCCTCAACCCCAACCGGAACCCGCATCTGACGCGCGCCGACCTCGACATGCGGTTGCAGCGTGATCTCGGTTACGAGCGCGTGCTGTGGCTGGGCGACGGCCTCATCAACGACCATACCGACGGCCACGTCGACAACCTCGCCCGGTTCGTGGCGCCGAACCTGCTGGCGGTGCCGCGCGCGACCGGCAAGGACGATCCCAACGCCGCGATCTATGCCGACGCGAAGGCGCGGGCCGAGGCGATGGGCGTCAAGGTTGCCGAGGTCCCTTCGCCGGGCCGGGTCGAGACCGATGGCCGGGTGGAGCCCGCCAGCTACATGAACTTCGCGATCACCTCGAAGCTGGTGGTCGTGCCGATCTACGGCACCGAACATGACGAGGAGGGCGTTGCCGCCATCGCCGCGCTGTTCCCGGACCGCGACACTCTGGGCGTCATGGCCGATGCGGTGCTGGCGGGCGGCGGTTCGTTCCATTGCTCCAGCCAGCAGATGCCGTCGGTCTGA
- a CDS encoding spermidine synthase, which yields MIQRELLDSAWIPDGEKLELFRHDKDFMIVIGHNELMSTRKWGSEEALATMAYDRIKGSSKRPHFLIGGYGMGFTLRAALRVLPADAKITVVELVPEIIQWARGPMAHLTGDCLEDPRVNLVMGDVAQAIVDGHGDYDAILLDVDNGPDGLVREDNNVIYSKVGLREAYGALTPDGVLAIWSAGADPSFTRRIERARFAVDEVKVHARSNGKGPKHVIWFASKSE from the coding sequence ATGATCCAGCGCGAACTCCTCGACAGTGCATGGATTCCGGACGGCGAAAAGCTGGAGCTTTTCAGACACGACAAGGACTTCATGATCGTCATCGGCCACAACGAGCTGATGAGCACGCGCAAGTGGGGCTCGGAAGAGGCCCTTGCGACGATGGCCTACGACCGGATCAAGGGCTCTTCCAAGCGCCCGCACTTCCTGATCGGCGGCTACGGCATGGGCTTCACCCTGCGCGCCGCGCTTCGGGTGCTGCCCGCCGATGCGAAGATCACCGTCGTCGAACTGGTGCCCGAGATCATCCAGTGGGCGCGGGGCCCGATGGCGCACCTGACCGGGGACTGCCTCGAAGACCCGCGCGTCAACCTGGTGATGGGCGACGTCGCGCAGGCCATCGTCGACGGCCATGGTGACTACGATGCGATCCTGCTCGACGTCGACAACGGCCCCGATGGGCTGGTGCGCGAGGACAACAACGTCATCTATTCCAAGGTCGGCCTGCGCGAGGCTTACGGGGCGCTGACCCCGGACGGCGTGCTGGCGATCTGGTCGGCCGGTGCCGATCCTTCCTTCACCCGCCGCATCGAGCGGGCGAGGTTCGCGGTGGACGAAGTGAAGGTCCACGCGCGCAGCAACGGCAAGGGGCCGAAGCACGTGATCTGGTTTGCGTCCAAGAGCGAATAA
- a CDS encoding helix-turn-helix transcriptional regulator — MKNRLKVLRAERGWSQQDLAERLEVSRQSVNAIETGRYDPSLPLAFRIADLFGMTIEEIFQRGE; from the coding sequence GTGAAGAACCGCCTCAAGGTCCTGCGCGCCGAGCGCGGCTGGAGCCAGCAGGATCTGGCCGAGCGGCTGGAAGTCTCGCGCCAGAGCGTCAACGCGATCGAGACGGGGCGCTACGATCCCTCGCTGCCGCTGGCCTTTCGCATCGCCGACCTCTTTGGTATGACGATCGAAGAGATATTCCAGAGGGGCGAGTGA
- the thrS gene encoding threonine--tRNA ligase, with product MSEMFKISLPDGSVREMPQGSTPADVAAAIGPGLAKAALAAKIDGELVDLSRPFTGDASLALVTSRDEAEALDLARHDFAHVLAEAVQALFPGTQITFGPSTNDGFYYDFAPAERPFTDEDLPAIEAEMRKIIAANKPLRREVWDREQLISRWKQQGESFKAEWAAELPGDEPLTVYWSGDDWLDMCRGPHLPSTGKLDPAAFKLTRVSGAYWRGDQNNAMLSRIYGTGWLNKKQLAEHLTRLEEAAKRDHRKLGNEMDLFHLQHEAHGSVFWHPKGYVIYRALEDYMRRAVNDAGCKEVKTPQVMDARQWEQSGHWGKYRENMFVIPDEVPNTEDDGPIISDDAQWMALKPMNCPAHVLIFKQGIKSYRDLPLRIVENGCCHRNEPHGALHGLMRVRQFTQDDGHIFCREDQIVGEVQAFCEMADRVYRDFGFTYAIKLALRPDNRIGTDEQWDKAEAELRDAVVRAGLATEEYGWEELPGEGAFYAPKLEWHLTDAIGRTWQVGTIQSDRMLPERLDAHYIGEDGEKHRPVMLHRAIFGSYERFIGILIEHFAGKLPVWLAPVQAVVTTIVSDADGYAAEVAAKLKAAGVRVETDVRNEKINYKVREHSLKKVPHLVVVGKREAEEGTVALRTLGAEHQKVMPLDEAIALLTAEATAPDLKA from the coding sequence ATGTCCGAAATGTTCAAGATCAGCCTGCCCGACGGTTCCGTGCGCGAGATGCCGCAAGGCTCGACCCCGGCCGACGTCGCTGCCGCCATCGGCCCCGGCCTCGCCAAGGCCGCCCTCGCCGCGAAGATCGACGGTGAGCTGGTCGACCTGTCGCGCCCCTTCACCGGCGACGCCAGCCTTGCGCTCGTGACCAGCCGCGACGAGGCCGAAGCGCTGGACCTGGCCCGTCACGACTTCGCGCACGTCCTTGCCGAAGCGGTGCAGGCGCTGTTCCCCGGCACGCAGATCACCTTCGGCCCTTCGACGAACGACGGCTTCTACTACGACTTCGCCCCGGCAGAGCGCCCCTTCACCGACGAGGACCTGCCCGCGATCGAGGCGGAGATGCGCAAGATCATCGCCGCCAACAAGCCGCTGCGCCGCGAGGTATGGGACCGCGAACAGCTCATCAGCCGCTGGAAGCAGCAGGGTGAGAGCTTCAAGGCCGAATGGGCCGCCGAACTCCCCGGCGACGAGCCTCTGACGGTCTACTGGTCGGGCGACGACTGGCTCGACATGTGCCGCGGTCCGCACCTGCCCTCGACCGGCAAGCTGGACCCCGCCGCCTTCAAGCTGACGCGCGTATCGGGCGCCTACTGGCGCGGCGACCAGAACAACGCGATGCTTTCGCGCATCTACGGCACCGGCTGGCTCAACAAGAAGCAGTTGGCCGAGCACCTGACGCGCCTCGAAGAGGCCGCCAAGCGCGACCACCGCAAGCTCGGTAACGAGATGGACCTGTTCCACCTCCAGCACGAGGCGCACGGCTCGGTGTTCTGGCACCCCAAGGGCTACGTGATCTATCGCGCGCTCGAAGACTACATGCGCCGCGCCGTCAACGATGCGGGCTGCAAGGAAGTGAAGACGCCACAGGTCATGGACGCGCGCCAGTGGGAGCAGTCCGGCCACTGGGGCAAGTACCGCGAGAACATGTTCGTCATCCCCGACGAGGTGCCCAACACCGAGGACGACGGCCCGATCATCTCGGACGACGCGCAGTGGATGGCGCTCAAGCCGATGAACTGCCCGGCGCACGTCCTGATCTTCAAGCAGGGCATCAAGTCGTACCGCGACCTGCCGCTGCGCATCGTCGAGAACGGCTGCTGCCACCGCAACGAGCCGCACGGCGCGCTCCACGGCCTGATGCGCGTGCGCCAGTTCACGCAGGACGATGGCCACATCTTCTGCCGCGAAGACCAGATCGTCGGCGAAGTGCAGGCGTTCTGCGAGATGGCGGACCGGGTCTACCGCGACTTCGGCTTCACTTACGCGATCAAGCTGGCACTGCGCCCGGACAACCGCATCGGCACCGACGAGCAGTGGGACAAGGCCGAGGCCGAACTGCGTGACGCCGTGGTGCGCGCAGGGCTCGCCACCGAGGAATACGGCTGGGAAGAACTGCCCGGCGAAGGTGCGTTCTATGCGCCCAAGCTGGAATGGCACCTGACCGACGCGATCGGCCGCACCTGGCAGGTCGGCACGATCCAGTCCGACCGCATGCTGCCCGAGCGCCTCGACGCGCACTACATCGGCGAAGACGGCGAGAAACACCGCCCGGTCATGCTGCACCGCGCGATCTTCGGTTCGTACGAGCGCTTCATCGGCATCCTGATCGAGCACTTCGCGGGCAAGCTGCCGGTGTGGCTGGCCCCGGTTCAGGCCGTGGTGACGACGATCGTTTCGGACGCCGACGGCTATGCCGCCGAAGTCGCCGCCAAGCTGAAGGCGGCGGGCGTGCGCGTCGAAACCGACGTGCGCAACGAGAAGATCAACTACAAGGTGCGCGAACACTCGCTCAAGAAGGTCCCGCACCTCGTCGTCGTCGGCAAGCGCGAGGCGGAGGAAGGCACCGTCGCCCTGCGCACCCTCGGCGCCGAGCACCAGAAGGTGATGCCCCTCGATGAAGCCATCGCCCTGCTGACCGCCGAAGCGACCGCGCCGGACCTGAAGGCATGA